A genomic window from Symmachiella macrocystis includes:
- a CDS encoding HNH endonuclease yields MPAKLKTRCSHPGCPNTTRDRFCDDHNREASHRWSDERRGTPAQRGYDERWRKVRRIHIKRHPYCEDCLDDGVVNTRNLEVDHVIPIDVRPDLRLDLDNLRTRCRRHHKLKTDEDKRKYTTGATAPNADRVAAGGKMTGSLRGVP; encoded by the coding sequence ATGCCCGCCAAGCTTAAGACCCGCTGCAGCCATCCCGGATGTCCCAACACGACGCGGGACCGGTTCTGCGATGATCACAACCGCGAGGCATCGCACCGTTGGTCGGACGAGCGACGTGGCACCCCGGCACAGCGCGGGTACGACGAACGTTGGCGGAAGGTGCGGCGCATCCACATCAAACGGCATCCCTATTGCGAGGACTGCCTGGACGACGGTGTAGTCAATACGCGGAACTTAGAAGTCGATCACGTCATCCCCATCGACGTACGCCCGGACCTGCGGCTCGACCTCGACAACCTGCGGACGCGTTGCCGTCGGCATCACAAGCTGAAAACGGATGAGGACAAACGGAAGTATACGACCGGAGCCACCGCGCCGAATGCTGACCGGGTCGCTGCCGGTGGAAAGATGACCGGGTCCCTAAGGGGGGTACCTTAG
- a CDS encoding helix-turn-helix domain-containing protein yields the protein MAQFERRLIQERTKAGLAAARARGRTGGRPKISTGKAKVLLAKKLYADKSLEIDAICKTLRISRSTFYRYVRL from the coding sequence CTGGCTCAGTTTGAGCGGCGGCTGATTCAGGAGCGAACCAAGGCCGGACTGGCCGCCGCGCGAGCCCGTGGCCGCACCGGAGGACGACCGAAAATCTCCACCGGAAAAGCCAAGGTCTTGCTCGCCAAGAAGCTGTACGCGGACAAGAGTCTGGAAATCGATGCTATCTGTAAGACACTGCGGATATCGCGATCGACGTTCTACCGGTACGTGCGGCTGTGA
- a CDS encoding FKBP-type peptidyl-prolyl cis-trans isomerase, whose amino-acid sequence MSDIGPVDDDAPEEFTETESGLKYRILRKSDGEKANPNNSVTVNYRGWLDDETEFDSSYKRGEPISFPLGGVIPGWTEGMQLVGVGGMIELTIPPGLGYGQRGAGAAVPPNATLHFIVELISIN is encoded by the coding sequence ATGAGTGATATAGGCCCCGTTGATGATGATGCGCCGGAAGAATTCACAGAAACCGAATCGGGACTCAAGTATCGTATTCTGCGAAAATCAGACGGAGAAAAAGCGAACCCCAACAATTCAGTGACTGTCAATTACCGAGGTTGGCTCGATGATGAAACGGAATTCGACAGTTCCTACAAACGGGGTGAACCGATTTCGTTCCCGCTGGGGGGAGTTATCCCTGGCTGGACCGAAGGGATGCAGTTGGTCGGTGTTGGCGGAATGATTGAACTGACTATTCCTCCTGGGTTGGGATACGGACAACGGGGGGCCGGTGCCGCCGTTCCACCGAATGCAACGCTGCATTTCATCGTCGAGTTGATCAGCATTAACTGA
- a CDS encoding SRPBCC family protein, producing the protein MNEIRHRVGIKARIEDIYEATYKPQKLQSWWATSASGSDSVGSLIKLMFPGYLDHEWEIVELAENERVHLRLHSGPDPWLGSELRFEFLATTDQVFVTLTHITVAETPAEAYQYFCTKWPTFLVSLKQYLESGQGMPFPNDIKIQH; encoded by the coding sequence ATGAACGAAATCCGCCATCGTGTAGGCATAAAGGCACGCATTGAAGACATTTACGAGGCCACTTACAAACCTCAAAAGCTGCAATCATGGTGGGCGACATCTGCCAGCGGCTCGGATTCTGTTGGTTCATTGATCAAATTGATGTTTCCGGGATACCTGGACCATGAATGGGAGATAGTTGAGCTAGCGGAGAACGAGCGTGTTCACCTCAGATTGCACTCTGGACCCGATCCATGGCTTGGTTCGGAGCTTCGATTCGAGTTCCTCGCAACCACCGATCAAGTATTTGTCACTCTCACACACATTACCGTCGCTGAGACACCCGCCGAAGCATATCAGTATTTCTGCACGAAGTGGCCCACCTTTCTTGTCAGCCTCAAACAATATCTGGAATCAGGTCAAGGCATGCCGTTTCCAAACGACATCAAGATTCAGCACTGA
- a CDS encoding BlaI/MecI/CopY family transcriptional regulator: protein MARKKSDHDLGRRERQIMHVIYELEEASVGDVLQRLPDPPSYSSVRTMIRLLESKGFLRHRREGTKYVYRPTQSRHHASQSALKQLLTTFFSGSPTDAVAAILDVSSVDLTDDDLNQLEQLIAQARKDGQ, encoded by the coding sequence ATGGCACGAAAAAAATCGGACCACGACCTCGGCCGGCGCGAACGGCAGATCATGCACGTGATCTACGAATTGGAAGAGGCCTCGGTGGGGGACGTCCTCCAGCGACTGCCCGATCCGCCCAGCTATTCGTCGGTGCGCACGATGATTCGACTGCTGGAAAGCAAAGGATTCTTGCGGCACCGCCGTGAAGGAACCAAGTATGTATATCGGCCGACGCAATCGCGGCACCACGCCAGCCAGTCCGCACTGAAACAGTTGCTAACCACCTTCTTCTCCGGTTCGCCAACCGACGCGGTCGCTGCCATTCTTGACGTCTCATCCGTCGACTTGACCGACGACGACTTGAACCAACTTGAACAACTGATCGCCCAGGCGCGAAAGGATGGTCAATAA
- a CDS encoding BlaI/MecI/CopY family transcriptional regulator: MPQLKESELEVLRILWEQGPQKPAEIQEQFAWIIENGTLRSVLRGLVESGHATREKQGKAYFYRASASKRNMLSKMFRRMADVFTGGSPAELITQLVQAEKLSPDEIEQLRQIAQDEPKRPKKKQRK, from the coding sequence GTGCCCCAACTCAAGGAAAGCGAACTGGAAGTCCTACGAATTCTCTGGGAACAGGGGCCGCAAAAGCCAGCGGAGATTCAAGAACAGTTCGCATGGATCATCGAAAACGGGACATTGCGATCAGTGCTAAGAGGGCTGGTCGAGAGTGGCCATGCCACGCGGGAAAAACAAGGCAAGGCCTACTTCTACCGCGCCTCGGCATCGAAGCGAAATATGCTTTCAAAAATGTTTCGCCGGATGGCCGACGTTTTCACTGGCGGTTCTCCGGCCGAACTGATCACGCAACTCGTCCAAGCCGAAAAGCTCTCTCCGGACGAAATTGAACAACTCCGGCAAATCGCGCAGGATGAACCCAAGAGGCCCAAGAAAAAGCAGAGAAAGTAA
- a CDS encoding arginine deiminase family protein gives MSERNPIMVNHEWGTLKEVVCGIPNVRIPSKLPDAVYNYAPSEGIKFFEANLGKTLKEADPKTYGKVVKQMDATIAILEKRGVKVHRPEAATEDESAYLSEIFPPSVIQFYPRDPMVVIGNKFIETELFFPLRRRERFGQRRALAGRLANSNAQMVSMPPAVPTSEQKDGSWGPGPFLEGGDVFLLGKDIYVGVSGNASNAAGVQWLAQFLGSDYNVHEVKLAKKFLHLDCCLATPREGLAIICKEAFVGGLPDFLKDWELIELPYVEAKEMLGCNGLVLDSKTIIIHTDLPHLGKALRKAGQEVIETPFDAVYQYAGAFRCWHHPLVRESTL, from the coding sequence GTGTCCGAACGCAATCCGATCATGGTGAATCACGAATGGGGCACGCTCAAGGAAGTCGTTTGTGGTATCCCCAACGTCCGTATTCCCAGCAAACTTCCCGATGCAGTCTACAATTACGCCCCTTCCGAGGGAATCAAGTTCTTCGAGGCAAACCTCGGAAAGACTTTAAAAGAAGCGGATCCAAAAACGTATGGAAAGGTCGTCAAACAGATGGACGCCACCATCGCGATTTTGGAGAAACGCGGTGTCAAGGTGCATCGACCGGAGGCAGCGACCGAAGATGAAAGTGCTTACCTTTCCGAGATCTTCCCACCAAGTGTGATTCAATTCTACCCGCGTGATCCGATGGTTGTGATTGGGAACAAGTTTATTGAAACGGAGTTGTTCTTCCCACTACGGCGTCGCGAGCGTTTTGGACAGCGGCGTGCACTTGCCGGTCGTCTCGCCAACAGCAACGCCCAGATGGTGTCGATGCCTCCCGCCGTGCCCACATCTGAACAGAAGGATGGCAGCTGGGGCCCAGGACCATTCCTTGAAGGAGGCGATGTTTTCCTTCTCGGTAAAGACATCTATGTCGGCGTTTCGGGTAACGCAAGTAACGCTGCCGGAGTTCAGTGGCTCGCCCAATTTCTGGGTAGCGACTACAACGTGCACGAGGTCAAGCTCGCCAAGAAGTTTCTGCATTTGGACTGTTGTCTGGCTACACCTCGTGAAGGCCTGGCGATCATTTGCAAAGAAGCGTTTGTTGGCGGCTTACCCGATTTCCTCAAGGATTGGGAGTTGATCGAGTTGCCCTATGTCGAAGCGAAAGAAATGCTCGGTTGCAACGGCTTGGTCTTGGATAGCAAGACGATTATCATCCATACCGATCTTCCTCACCTCGGCAAAGCGTTACGAAAGGCTGGCCAGGAAGTGATCGAAACTCCCTTCGACGCCGTCTACCAATACGCCGGTGCGTTCCGTTGCTGGCATCATCCCTTGGTGAGAGAGAGTACGCTGTAA
- a CDS encoding NAD(P)/FAD-dependent oxidoreductase, whose translation MATHVLIIGGGIAGLNAAKSLGDAAGITVTIVDRQNHHLFQPLLYQVAMAGLSPADIAAPIRSILSGFSNIHVLQGEARSIKLDCACVEFDFGVLHYDYLVIACGATHSYFGHAEWEEFAPGLKTVAQATEIRRRVLAAFEQAERIEEPDEQKKYLTFVIVGGGPTGVELAGAIGEMSRYTLARDFRRINPRLTRVILVEAGPRILPMFSEEQAGRAARDLEKLGVQIWTSSIVTNVDANGVEMGDERIQTATALWAAGTEASEIGRSNGMPVDGRGRVIVEPDLSIADHSNVFVAGDQACFTHQTDRPLQGTAPVALQQGRFIGKTIVQELSGKPRTQFQFFDKGQMATIGRSRAIVEIGRFKFAGWFAWVTWLIVHIYYLTGFKNRFFVVLQWAWSYMTFRRGARLIVEKEWRMNQLESEEMLVDTTDDMPR comes from the coding sequence ATGGCTACTCACGTGTTAATCATTGGGGGCGGAATCGCCGGCTTGAATGCTGCCAAGTCCTTGGGTGACGCAGCAGGGATAACGGTGACGATTGTTGATCGTCAGAATCACCATCTCTTTCAGCCACTGCTGTACCAAGTCGCCATGGCGGGGCTCAGCCCAGCCGATATTGCGGCACCGATTCGTAGCATCCTTTCGGGATTCAGCAATATTCATGTGCTGCAAGGGGAAGCACGATCGATCAAACTAGATTGTGCCTGCGTCGAATTCGATTTCGGCGTACTCCACTATGACTATTTGGTCATTGCTTGCGGGGCGACACACAGCTATTTCGGGCACGCTGAATGGGAAGAGTTCGCTCCTGGGTTAAAGACCGTCGCCCAAGCGACTGAAATCCGTCGTCGGGTTTTGGCAGCATTCGAGCAAGCTGAACGTATCGAAGAGCCTGATGAACAGAAGAAGTATTTGACTTTTGTCATCGTTGGTGGAGGCCCAACCGGTGTGGAGTTGGCTGGCGCAATTGGAGAAATGAGCCGTTATACATTGGCCAGAGATTTTCGACGTATCAATCCACGGCTGACACGCGTGATACTTGTCGAAGCTGGTCCTCGGATCTTGCCGATGTTCTCCGAAGAACAGGCAGGGCGTGCTGCGCGGGATCTGGAAAAACTGGGCGTACAGATCTGGACCTCCTCAATCGTTACCAACGTCGATGCGAATGGAGTCGAGATGGGTGACGAAAGAATTCAGACAGCGACAGCCTTATGGGCTGCGGGAACTGAAGCTTCTGAGATTGGTCGTTCCAACGGAATGCCAGTCGATGGCCGCGGCCGAGTCATCGTCGAACCAGACCTCAGCATCGCGGATCACTCGAATGTTTTCGTTGCGGGAGACCAGGCGTGCTTTACACACCAAACGGACAGACCGTTACAGGGAACCGCGCCAGTTGCACTGCAACAGGGACGCTTCATTGGAAAGACAATTGTCCAAGAGCTGAGTGGCAAACCGCGAACGCAATTTCAGTTTTTCGATAAAGGTCAAATGGCAACGATTGGAAGAAGCCGCGCGATCGTGGAGATTGGTCGATTCAAATTCGCGGGCTGGTTTGCTTGGGTCACATGGTTGATCGTGCATATCTACTATCTGACTGGTTTCAAAAACCGCTTCTTTGTCGTACTTCAATGGGCTTGGTCATATATGACGTTCCGCCGAGGCGCACGTCTGATTGTCGAGAAAGAATGGAGGATGAACCAATTGGAGTCGGAAGAAATGCTAGTCGATACGACCGATGACATGCCCCGTTAA
- a CDS encoding phage terminase small subunit P27 family translates to MRGRKPKPTALKTLEGNPGKRPLNAREPHAKPEVPDCPEHLDDIARAEWFRTAKVLIDMGLLTLADRSALAAYCVAYSRWVHAEEQVKKYGTIVKSPAKGFPMKSPYLTVADQAMEAMRKLMVEFGLTPSSRSRI, encoded by the coding sequence ATGCGAGGTCGCAAACCAAAGCCAACAGCATTGAAAACATTGGAGGGAAATCCGGGTAAACGACCGCTCAATGCTCGCGAACCGCATGCTAAGCCTGAAGTCCCGGACTGCCCCGAGCATCTTGACGACATCGCTCGCGCTGAATGGTTCCGCACGGCGAAAGTGCTCATAGACATGGGCCTGCTGACGTTGGCCGATCGCTCGGCCCTGGCAGCTTACTGCGTGGCGTATTCGCGGTGGGTGCATGCCGAAGAGCAGGTCAAGAAGTATGGCACGATCGTGAAATCGCCGGCGAAGGGCTTCCCCATGAAAAGCCCTTACCTGACCGTCGCGGATCAGGCGATGGAGGCGATGCGGAAGTTGATGGTTGAGTTTGGACTCACGCCCAGCAGCCGCAGCCGGATCTAA
- a CDS encoding terminase large subunit, whose amino-acid sequence MAPLFGWKRPDGTRRFRRGYIEVPKKNGKSTLFSGLNLYLLVGDNEPGAEIYSAAVDRDQALIVYGEAAHMVDESPDLTRRLKVVRSTKRIVYHRTRSFYKALSADVPAKEGLNAHAVLIDELHAQRTRDLWDTLRYAGASRRQPLQLAITTAGYDRHSICWEQHDYALKVLDGTIEDTSFFPFVAAASDEADWTDPNVWKTANPSFGITINADQFAEDCTEAQESPAKENSFRRYRLNQWTEQDVRWLSMDKWDACNTPLEDLRGRDCFGGLDLSSTTDVSALVLVFPDEDEGRADVLPLFWVPEEGARKRERRDRVPYVQWIRDDHMEATSGEVVDYDVIRRRINELNEQFEIREIAIDRWNATQLATQLEGDGFEMVAFGQGYASMSAPTKKLEELVLSRKLAHAGHPVLRWMAGNVSIETAAADNWKPSKKKSVERIDGIVALIMGLDRASTQDQYTSVYEKHGLRSL is encoded by the coding sequence GTGGCTCCGCTCTTTGGCTGGAAACGTCCCGATGGCACGCGGCGGTTCCGGCGAGGCTATATTGAGGTCCCCAAGAAGAACGGCAAGAGCACGCTCTTCTCCGGGCTGAATCTGTACTTGCTAGTCGGCGATAACGAACCGGGAGCGGAAATCTACAGCGCCGCCGTCGACCGTGACCAAGCTTTAATTGTGTATGGTGAAGCGGCGCACATGGTTGACGAATCGCCCGATCTCACCCGGCGGTTGAAGGTCGTCCGTTCGACGAAACGGATCGTGTATCACCGCACGCGGTCGTTCTACAAGGCGCTGTCCGCCGACGTCCCAGCCAAGGAAGGTCTCAACGCACATGCGGTGCTGATTGACGAACTGCACGCTCAGCGGACCCGTGATCTGTGGGACACGTTACGCTACGCGGGGGCCTCGCGAAGGCAACCACTGCAATTGGCGATCACCACCGCCGGCTACGACCGGCACTCAATCTGTTGGGAACAACACGACTACGCACTCAAGGTGCTCGACGGCACGATTGAGGATACGTCGTTCTTTCCCTTTGTCGCTGCGGCCAGTGACGAGGCGGATTGGACCGATCCCAACGTCTGGAAAACAGCCAACCCCAGTTTCGGGATCACGATCAACGCGGACCAATTCGCCGAGGACTGTACCGAAGCCCAGGAGTCGCCAGCGAAAGAAAACTCGTTCCGCCGCTATCGCTTGAATCAATGGACTGAACAGGATGTGCGTTGGCTGAGCATGGACAAATGGGATGCCTGTAACACACCGCTGGAGGATCTGCGCGGGCGAGATTGCTTCGGCGGGTTGGATCTCTCTTCCACGACAGATGTCTCGGCACTGGTGCTGGTCTTTCCCGACGAGGACGAGGGGCGGGCCGACGTGCTACCGCTGTTCTGGGTTCCCGAAGAAGGCGCCCGCAAACGGGAACGTCGCGACCGTGTGCCGTACGTGCAATGGATTCGGGACGACCACATGGAGGCGACCTCCGGTGAGGTGGTCGACTACGACGTCATCCGCCGCCGGATCAATGAACTCAACGAGCAGTTCGAGATTCGCGAAATCGCCATCGACCGCTGGAACGCCACGCAGTTGGCGACGCAACTGGAGGGCGACGGCTTCGAGATGGTCGCCTTCGGCCAGGGCTATGCCAGCATGAGCGCGCCGACGAAGAAGCTCGAAGAGTTGGTATTGAGCCGCAAACTGGCCCATGCCGGACACCCGGTGCTGCGTTGGATGGCCGGCAACGTCTCGATCGAAACCGCCGCCGCCGACAATTGGAAACCGTCGAAGAAAAAGAGCGTGGAACGGATCGACGGCATCGTGGCGTTGATCATGGGGCTCGATCGGGCGAGCACGCAGGACCAGTACACCAGTGTGTACGAGAAGCACGGGCTACGGTCGCTTTGA
- a CDS encoding M56 family metallopeptidase, whose translation MNLTNLDPIALLQHPFVADVLIEAGIKTTLVLAMTALATAGLRQASAALRHRVWCLGLIAACMIPCGALLPPQWRLPVLPAASTIVVSVAPPASTPTNRPTGVQTDGAKSSQQVDQTAVPLMLSAAPTKTRADETSDQVALIRPAMASASSATARNLLASAWMTGTLLFLTPLFLGLAASVRQARRSQRMTDPVWTNLCAEAAARLGLSRSVTLRQTEDGVVPMTSGVFFPVVYLPRDSQHWTAARRRLVLLHELAHVKRWDVLFQALARLACAIYWFHPLAWYALRNVRIESESACDDCVVGTGERVTDYAAQLIDIARAYRRPRLVSGVAITRSTQLEGRIVSLLDRARSHQPVGKRVARGLLAGALITVLGLSVIGVGDRARVSAFERGDTPRRDNDAVAAPPEDIDREAFAKQRAAQVAALLPPTTNEMADRTAEEVREIVTKYAPEQITPEFREALTRAIATFWESSYPDKANQLSSAQRDEIYLNLPMKVRTFQWKLFMALRRRPLDGKEQSRLDAQQAWLLQHIRSLPALDPPFDKRNLHADKVAELKAKFANPLVPVFHEPLTSKQFAAFQKEMKSYDGGNKELLFVVPHAVWADLNARFPAPQDVPIPELTTWTERPQGYGQGNGVIRISFPSAERVLGNRNVIGGYRKHQHVIDLKDVPPGLRGVGDGPRKPWTFDDVQNWFAKPGRGQIVFDAQALRLIGMRGTRLMPLETKTWIDADSIPTEKLIAKIEKEGAREWSLPQPIVRDAIGGTKYDAMAAALTSDGELYVFKALEHDAGGLSYHVRRHQFPHPADTSQPH comes from the coding sequence ATGAATTTGACGAACCTTGATCCGATTGCGCTGTTGCAGCATCCGTTCGTTGCGGATGTTCTGATCGAGGCGGGCATCAAAACCACCCTCGTATTGGCGATGACGGCACTAGCCACGGCCGGTTTGCGGCAGGCGTCGGCAGCGCTGCGGCACCGAGTGTGGTGTCTGGGATTGATCGCCGCCTGCATGATCCCGTGCGGCGCGTTGCTGCCTCCGCAGTGGCGACTTCCCGTCTTGCCCGCCGCATCGACCATTGTCGTCTCCGTCGCACCTCCGGCGTCCACTCCCACCAATCGGCCAACTGGCGTTCAAACAGACGGAGCCAAGTCGTCACAACAAGTCGATCAAACGGCGGTACCACTCATGCTGTCCGCTGCCCCGACCAAAACGCGTGCGGATGAGACATCGGATCAGGTGGCGCTCATTCGCCCGGCGATGGCGTCCGCCTCATCCGCCACCGCGCGCAACCTACTCGCCAGTGCCTGGATGACAGGGACGCTTCTATTTCTAACTCCGTTGTTCCTGGGATTGGCGGCCAGTGTCCGGCAGGCGCGACGCTCGCAGCGTATGACGGACCCGGTCTGGACGAATCTGTGCGCGGAAGCGGCGGCGCGGCTGGGACTGTCACGGTCTGTCACGTTGCGGCAAACGGAAGATGGCGTGGTGCCAATGACGTCCGGCGTCTTCTTTCCGGTTGTCTATCTGCCTCGCGATTCCCAACACTGGACGGCGGCGCGGCGACGGTTGGTCTTGTTGCATGAGTTGGCGCACGTGAAACGGTGGGATGTACTGTTTCAAGCCCTAGCGCGACTGGCCTGCGCCATCTATTGGTTTCATCCATTGGCCTGGTATGCACTGCGTAACGTGCGGATTGAGAGCGAATCGGCGTGCGACGATTGCGTCGTGGGCACCGGCGAACGAGTCACGGACTATGCGGCGCAACTGATTGACATTGCGCGAGCCTATCGCCGACCGCGGCTCGTCTCTGGGGTCGCGATCACGCGTTCCACACAACTGGAAGGTCGCATCGTCTCACTTCTCGACCGTGCCCGATCACACCAGCCAGTCGGCAAACGCGTTGCCCGGGGACTGCTAGCCGGGGCGTTGATCACCGTATTGGGATTGTCGGTGATCGGTGTCGGCGATCGCGCCCGCGTGTCCGCTTTTGAAAGAGGCGACACACCGCGACGGGATAACGACGCGGTGGCCGCGCCGCCGGAAGATATTGATCGGGAAGCGTTCGCCAAGCAGCGCGCCGCCCAGGTTGCCGCATTACTCCCCCCAACCACCAATGAGATGGCGGATCGTACAGCAGAGGAAGTTCGGGAGATCGTCACCAAGTACGCTCCAGAACAGATCACGCCAGAATTTCGCGAGGCGCTCACCCGCGCGATTGCCACTTTCTGGGAATCGAGCTATCCCGACAAGGCGAATCAATTGTCATCCGCGCAGCGCGACGAGATTTACCTGAATCTGCCAATGAAAGTACGCACGTTTCAGTGGAAATTGTTCATGGCGCTCCGCCGTCGCCCGTTAGATGGCAAGGAGCAATCGCGACTCGATGCACAACAAGCCTGGCTACTGCAACACATCCGCTCACTGCCTGCCCTCGATCCGCCCTTTGATAAACGAAACTTGCACGCCGACAAAGTGGCCGAATTGAAAGCCAAGTTCGCCAACCCGCTCGTCCCGGTGTTTCACGAACCGCTCACCAGCAAACAATTCGCCGCATTCCAAAAGGAGATGAAGAGCTACGATGGCGGTAACAAGGAGTTGTTGTTCGTCGTGCCGCACGCGGTGTGGGCTGATTTGAATGCGCGCTTCCCAGCACCACAGGACGTTCCTATTCCCGAACTCACAACATGGACCGAACGTCCTCAAGGGTATGGACAAGGCAATGGCGTGATTCGCATTTCGTTCCCGTCAGCAGAACGGGTTTTGGGAAACCGAAACGTGATTGGCGGATACCGCAAACATCAGCATGTGATCGATCTCAAAGACGTGCCCCCCGGTCTGCGCGGGGTTGGTGATGGTCCGCGCAAGCCCTGGACGTTCGACGATGTGCAAAACTGGTTTGCCAAACCGGGCCGCGGTCAGATCGTCTTCGACGCCCAAGCCCTCCGCCTCATCGGCATGCGAGGCACCCGGCTGATGCCGCTTGAGACCAAGACATGGATCGATGCCGACAGCATTCCCACCGAAAAACTCATCGCAAAGATCGAAAAAGAGGGAGCACGCGAATGGTCCCTGCCCCAACCGATCGTACGTGACGCAATCGGCGGAACCAAATACGACGCCATGGCAGCAGCCCTGACAAGCGATGGCGAGCTCTATGTCTTCAAAGCCTTGGAACATGACGCCGGGGGCCTGAGCTATCACGTCCGCCGCCACCAATTTCCCCACCCCGCCGACACGAGCCAACCGCATTAA
- a CDS encoding HTH domain-containing protein: protein MATKKTTAKKATTKKTATRKQATAKKAPAKAATKKPAAKKVAAKTGVKKLSALDAAAKVLGETKEPLNARGMIERMAAKGYWISPGGKTPHATLYAAILREIQTKGKEARFAKTDRGHFALIK from the coding sequence ATGGCCACGAAGAAAACCACGGCGAAGAAGGCGACGACAAAGAAGACCGCGACGCGGAAACAGGCTACGGCGAAGAAGGCTCCCGCCAAGGCAGCGACGAAGAAACCCGCCGCCAAGAAGGTCGCTGCCAAAACGGGCGTCAAGAAACTGAGCGCCCTGGACGCGGCGGCGAAGGTCCTCGGCGAAACGAAGGAACCGCTCAATGCCAGGGGGATGATCGAACGGATGGCGGCGAAGGGCTATTGGATCAGCCCGGGTGGCAAGACGCCACACGCTACGCTCTACGCGGCTATCCTCCGCGAGATCCAGACCAAGGGGAAGGAGGCCCGTTTCGCCAAGACTGATCGCGGGCACTTCGCGCTCATTAAATAG